A part of Botrytis cinerea B05.10 chromosome 2, complete sequence genomic DNA contains:
- the Bcgcd14 gene encoding Bcgcd14 codes for MSNRRSPFLYPGAISSSDQLAILHLKRDLQTPTILKSTDEKDEGYAEGKVTNTRFGSFPHTTLIGIPWGTQVLASKVDTGSRGRRGDKKRKRDDVEAAETPKAVEVITENPEDGSPTPASTKEMTEAVAAGSGFIHFLPPTPENWTNSLPHRTQVVYTPDYSYILHRIRARPGTSIIEAGAGSGSFTHASTRAVFNGYPDEHTIKKRKLGKVWSFEFHEPRHAKLVEELQEHGLDELVEITHRDVCEGGFVVDGKSPKAESIFLDLPAPWLALPHLTRSPPPPIKNPNGEVSPTKPITEPFVSALNPEAPVHLCTFSPCIEQVQRTISVMRQLGWVDIEMVELSAKRFEIRRERIGIDNGVQRGLQTTPANVEEAVSRLLEVEIGHQTFHKKGDAPDKMPRQNPNTRETLIKSLVEGKIYKEGKLIHKTEPEVRTHTSYLVFAVLPREWNEEDERKAREKWQVNFNGEMETNTTKQVELPMSKRQMKKAARASHIKPEATASPPAVDSVGSANGATGSVTEKTGEKPQE; via the coding sequence ATGAGTAATAGAAGATCGCCGTTTCTCTATCCTGGAGCAATCTCGTCTTCAGATCAATTGGCAATCCTACATTTAAAAAGAgatctccaaactccaacaATTCTCAAGAGCACCGACGAAAAGGATGAAGGATACGCAGAGGGAAAGGTGACGAACACTCGATTCGGATCTTTTCCGCATACAACATTGATTGGAATACCATGGGGCACTCAAGTACTTGCATCAAAAGTTGATACCGGATCTAGAGGGCGAAGAGGTGACAAAAAACGAAAGCGAGACGATGTGGAAGCTGCCGAGACCCCGAAAGCCGTAGAAGTCATAACAGAAAACCCAGAGGATGGCTCGCCAACTCCTGCGAGCACCAAAGAGATGACCGAAGCTGTAGCTGCTGGAAGCGGATTCATACATTTCCTACCTCCCACACCTGAGAATTGGACCAATTCCTTACCACATCGAACGCAAGTTGTTTACACTCCTGATTACAGTTATATTTTACATCGTATACGCGCAAGACCTGGAACGAGTATAATTGAAGCCGGAGCCGGTAGTGGATCCTTTACGCATGCATCTACTAGAGCTGTATTTAATGGATATCCTGATGAACATACAATAAAGAAGCGCAAGTTGGGCAAAGTCTGGAGTTTCGAATTTCATGAACCGAGACATGCGAAATTAGTTGAGGAATTGCAAGAGCATGGATTAGATGAACTTGTGGAGATTACTCATCGAGATGTTTGTGAAGGGGGATTCGTAGTTGATGGAAAAAGCCCCAAGGCTGAATCTATATTTCTGGATTTACCCGCTCCATGGCTAGCGCTCCCGCATCTTACTCGATCCCCCCCGCCTCCTATCAAGAACCCTAACGGCGAAGTATCTCCAACGAAACCCATCACCGAACCATTCGTCTCTGCTCTCAATCCGGAAGCACCTGTTCATCTGTGCACTTTCTCCCCATGTATCGAACAAGTTCAACGAACCATATCTGTTATGCGACAACTTGGTTGGGTCGATATTGAGATGGTAGAATTATCAGCAAAGCGATTTGAAATCCGGCGAGAACGAATAGGCATCGATAACGGAGTACAAAGAGGTCTGCAAACTACACCGGCCAATGTCGAGGAAGCCGTGAGTCGGTTACTAGAAGTCGAAATCGGACATCAAACTTTCCACAAGAAAGGCGACGCTCCAGACAAAATGCCAAGACAAAATCCAAATACTAGGGAAACACTGATAAAGAGTTTGGTCGAGGGCAAGATTTATAAGGAAGGAAAACTAATACACAAGACAGAACCAGAAGTCAGGACTCACACTTCGTATCTGGTGTTTGCAGTATTGCCGAGGGAGTggaatgaagaggatgaaaggAAGGCAAGAGAAAAGTGGCAGGTGAACTTTAATGGTGAAATGGAAACTAATACGACAAAACAAGTTGAACTGCCTATGAGCAAGAGACAAATGAAGAAAGCCGCGAGAGCCAGCCATATCAAGCCCGAGGCCACTGCTTCTCCGCCAGCTGTCGATAGTGTGGGATCTGCAAATGGAGCGACTGGATCAGTTACAGAGAAGACCGGAGAAAAGCCACAGGAATAG